Within Actinoplanes sp. L3-i22, the genomic segment GTCGCGCACCCGCTCGGTCGAGCCCGGGTCGACGCCGCTGGCCAGCACGAAGTCCGCGGTCGCCGGGATCTGCAGGGACGCCGTGACCGACGACCCGTGCACGTCCAGGGTCACCACGCTGTGCGGCATCGGGTGCGCGGACGCCGGCGACGCCCCGGAGAGGAGCGCCACCAGCCCGGTCACCGCGAGGAGCCCGGCACGGATCATGAGAAGGTGAACTCGCCGCCGTAGTCGCGGGTGTGGTCCCGGTAGACGGTGTGGTAGTGGATCTGGTTCTGGATCACGACGCCGTTCTGGCAGACGAACTCGACCCAGACGCTGGGCCCGTCGACCCGGACGTAGTCGGCGTGGTTCGTCATCGTGGTGTGCCCGGACCAGCCGACGTAGGTCTTGTCGAGCTCCGACTCGTACGTGCTCATCAGCGTCGCCGAGGTCGCGTCGTCGGCGTTGACCACCCACGGCTTGATCGCGTTCAGGATCAGCTGCTTCTGGGCGGCGGTCAGGCCGCTCGCGACCAGGCCCTCCTTCGTCGCCGGGAACTTCCCGTCGGAGCCGGGGCCGAGCACGATGTCGGAGTACGTCGCGGCGATCTTCGCCTTGGTCTGCTCCGCGCTGCTCAGCCCGGCGAGCATGGCGACCATCGCGTTCTTCATGTCCAGCAGCGGCGCGTGCGTGGTGCCGTCGGTGTCGGTCCAGCTGGTCGGCTCGACGCCGACGTGGAACGGGGTCGCGCCCTCGACCTTGCCGTCCTTGAAGGTCAGGTTCACCGCGAGGTGGTGCCCGCCGAAGTGCAGCTGCCAGGTGCCGGTCACGCTGGGCGTGCCGAGGAACGCCAGGTAGTAGTTGCCGGAGTCGTAGCCGCCCAGCCCACCGCCCCCGCTGTCGGTGCCGCCGGAGGCGTCCGGGCCGCCGGACATCCCACCGGGACCGCCGGACATGCCGGCCGGCGGGCCACCCGAGCCGCCCGGCATCCCGCCGTCGGGACCGCCGGACATCCCACCGCCGGGGCCCGCGCTGCTCCCGCCGCTGGCCTGCACCCCGCCGAGGTAGCCGTCCGCCGCGAAGATCTGCAGGATCCGTTCGTAGCCGGTCCCGGTCCCGGTGCCGAGCGCGGTCATCAGCACGCTCTTGCCGGCCGCCACCTGCGCGTCGGTCAGGTCGCCGAACATCACGCCGGGCCGGCACGTCGAGCCGCACGGCAGGTTCGACCAGGCGACCGCCTTCGCCTGGGTGAACTCCAGCTGGGCGACCGTCTTCTCGTCGCTGCTCAGCGTGTCCAGGAACGCGGTGGACGCCTCGACGACCCCGGCGACGCTCTTCTCGTACGACTTGACGGTCGCCGACGCGACCGGCGTGGCCGTCTCGTCGGTCGCGTCGTCACCGCCGCAGGCCGCCGTCCCGCCGAGCAGCAGGACGGCGGCGCCGACGGCACCGAGCCAGCGATGACGCCGGCGGAGGGGCGAGGGGATCACGGATCACTCCATTCAAGGTGGAAGCAAATCCGGATCACGATACGACCGCTTTATCGGCCTAATGAGCGATTTGCGCGTTCTGCCCTCGAAGGATGCCGAGCGCCTCGTCGAGCAGTTCCGGACTGCTCGCGAAGACGAACGGCCCGCGGTCCGGCCCGGTCTGCCCGGCGAGCCCGCGGAACACCCCACCCGCCTCCGGGATGATCACCGAGCTGGCCGCGAAGTCCCAGATCTCCCCGCCGGTCTGCACCGCCACGTCCAGGTCGCCCTGGGCCACCAGCAGCGGCGGATGCACCGGCCACGGCCGCTCGTCGGCCACCGCGATCAGCGACGCGGCCACCTCGCGCCCCCAGTCGATCGGCACCACCCCCAGCCGCGCCTCGCCCATCCCGGCCGGCGCGCCCGCCACCCGGATCCGCTCCGCCTCGACGAGACGATCATTCAAGACCCGTCCCCGGTACGACCCCTGGCCGCGCTGTGCCCACCAGGCGA encodes:
- a CDS encoding inositol monophosphatase family protein, with product METDLELAQRAALTGAAEALRHFAVIADLPQETKKDGSVVTVADRAVETVIREVLTAARPGDAILGEEHGETATGNGRRWIIDPIDGTALFVRGDNRWLVLIALEVDGVVTTGVQVVPAQGVAWWAQRGQGSYRGRVLNDRLVEAERIRVAGAPAGMGEARLGVVPIDWGREVAASLIAVADERPWPVHPPLLVAQGDLDVAVQTGGEIWDFAASSVIIPEAGGVFRGLAGQTGPDRGPFVFASSPELLDEALGILRGQNAQIAH
- a CDS encoding DUF3500 domain-containing protein encodes the protein MIPSPLRRRHRWLGAVGAAVLLLGGTAACGGDDATDETATPVASATVKSYEKSVAGVVEASTAFLDTLSSDEKTVAQLEFTQAKAVAWSNLPCGSTCRPGVMFGDLTDAQVAAGKSVLMTALGTGTGTGYERILQIFAADGYLGGVQASGGSSAGPGGGMSGGPDGGMPGGSGGPPAGMSGGPGGMSGGPDASGGTDSGGGGLGGYDSGNYYLAFLGTPSVTGTWQLHFGGHHLAVNLTFKDGKVEGATPFHVGVEPTSWTDTDGTTHAPLLDMKNAMVAMLAGLSSAEQTKAKIAATYSDIVLGPGSDGKFPATKEGLVASGLTAAQKQLILNAIKPWVVNADDATSATLMSTYESELDKTYVGWSGHTTMTNHADYVRVDGPSVWVEFVCQNGVVIQNQIHYHTVYRDHTRDYGGEFTFS